Proteins encoded within one genomic window of Candidatus Zixiibacteriota bacterium:
- the trpB gene encoding tryptophan synthase subunit beta, with product MTNKKTSLNEKMRPDKQGQYGAYGGRYVSESMLPVLDELEKCYETAAASKAFTDELNEFLRDFVGRPSPLYYAERLTREVAGPDIYLKREDLNHTGSHHINSSLGQVLLARKMGKSRIIAATGAGQHGLATATVCARFGLSCVIYMGARDIERQSLNVEKMLLIGAKVIPVETGSKTLIDAASEAFRDWERNSSSTFYVIGSVLGPHPYPRIVRNFQTVIGRETREQCKHQLGRLPHAVVACVGGGSNALGIFEAFLDDRKVELIGVEAGGYGLRSNRHAATLARRRRGVLHGSYSYLICNADGKAATTHSVSAGLDYPGVGPEHAMLKDIGRVKYGYVTDKEAVRAFKQTSRLEGIIPALESSHALAWVMKHHRRYDRKQNVVICLSGRGDKDMEIIADWGGLAK from the coding sequence ATGACAAATAAGAAAACATCACTGAATGAGAAAATGCGTCCCGATAAACAGGGTCAGTACGGGGCTTACGGTGGTCGCTATGTCTCCGAGAGCATGCTGCCGGTCCTGGACGAGTTGGAAAAATGTTACGAGACGGCAGCCGCCAGTAAGGCCTTTACGGATGAACTAAATGAATTCCTGCGCGATTTTGTCGGGCGTCCTTCGCCGCTATATTACGCCGAACGCCTGACCCGGGAAGTGGCTGGACCTGATATCTATCTGAAACGAGAGGATTTGAACCATACCGGCTCACACCACATCAACAGCTCCCTCGGACAAGTTCTCCTGGCGCGAAAGATGGGCAAAAGCCGGATAATAGCGGCAACCGGAGCCGGACAGCATGGTTTGGCCACCGCTACGGTTTGTGCTCGTTTCGGGCTCTCTTGCGTAATTTATATGGGGGCCAGGGATATCGAGCGGCAGTCCCTGAACGTTGAGAAAATGCTGCTGATAGGGGCGAAAGTCATCCCCGTCGAAACCGGTTCTAAAACATTGATAGATGCCGCCAGTGAGGCGTTCCGGGACTGGGAGCGTAATTCATCAAGCACTTTTTATGTTATCGGATCGGTGCTCGGTCCACATCCTTACCCACGAATAGTGAGGAATTTCCAGACGGTTATCGGTCGCGAGACCCGCGAACAATGCAAACACCAATTAGGACGACTCCCGCATGCCGTGGTCGCCTGTGTCGGAGGAGGCTCGAATGCCCTTGGGATATTTGAGGCTTTCCTCGATGACCGCAAGGTCGAGTTGATCGGGGTAGAGGCCGGCGGGTACGGTCTAAGATCGAACCGGCATGCGGCTACCCTCGCGAGAAGAAGGCGAGGGGTGTTGCATGGATCGTACAGCTATTTAATCTGTAACGCCGACGGCAAAGCCGCAACAACTCACTCGGTGTCGGCCGGTCTCGATTATCCCGGAGTAGGGCCGGAACATGCCATGCTCAAGGACATCGGCCGGGTCAAATATGGATATGTCACCGATAAGGAAGCGGTGCGGGCTTTCAAGCAAACCTCACGGCTCGAAGGCATTATCCCGGCTCTGGAGTCATCACACGCACTGGCCTGGGTGATGAAACACCATCGTCGCTATGACCGCAAACAAAACGTCGTTATTTGCCTGTCCGGGCGCGGTGACAAGGATATGGAGATTATCGCCGACTGGGGAGGTCTGGCCAAGTAA
- the argS gene encoding arginine--tRNA ligase: MNKDNYREEFAELAARAFRELYPEAYRETGDEQVFSVDFIYDNIEKPKDPTMGRFAFPVFRYGKLLGAKPPDIAANVAVKVNEYTVVDDSWSISCANVAGFINIAVSFKKLANDVITNILTSGNDYGSSDLGRGKKYLVEYCSANIAKPFGIGHLRSTILGNSLRLINQKLGYETVGINYLGDWGTQFGKMIVAFRKWGGEVVFSGGSDTKADVKKLFELYVRFHKEAENNPSLDEEGRAAFKQLESGDPEARELWNQFKAISLAEFSRIFELLGVEFDVITGEADYNDKMDAVIERFEKAGLTQISDGAEIVDLKDEQLPPLLLRRSDGATLYATRDLAALIDRWQEYHFHELLYVVASAQSDHFKQLFKAMALLEEAEGKAENDRLTGRAQHIGFGWVMFKDRTMSTRRGEIIFLEEVIDKARDLAREMIREKNPGLDNIDETATMIGVGAVLFSQLSVRKNKDVNFDWAEVLSFEGETGPYLQYTHARLCSLMRNYDGPIETNGIDVGLLKGEEEQRLIELLADFPQAVVDAARSYDPYIISAFLLRLAAAFNKFYQRKDENGRVDKIISDNRALTLARIGLVKCTQTVISEGLHLLGIKAPQAM, encoded by the coding sequence ATGAACAAAGATAATTATAGAGAAGAATTTGCCGAATTGGCGGCGAGGGCTTTTCGGGAACTATACCCGGAAGCATACCGTGAAACCGGCGACGAACAGGTATTCTCGGTCGACTTCATCTACGATAACATCGAAAAGCCCAAAGATCCCACAATGGGCCGGTTTGCTTTTCCGGTATTTCGTTACGGCAAGTTGTTAGGTGCTAAACCGCCCGATATTGCAGCGAATGTTGCCGTTAAAGTCAATGAATATACAGTTGTGGATGACTCATGGTCGATTTCATGCGCCAACGTGGCCGGATTTATCAATATCGCGGTAAGTTTTAAGAAACTGGCCAATGATGTAATCACGAACATTCTCACTTCCGGAAACGATTACGGCAGTTCCGACCTTGGCCGGGGCAAGAAATATCTGGTCGAATACTGTTCGGCCAACATAGCCAAGCCGTTTGGAATCGGCCATCTGCGCTCGACTATCCTGGGTAATTCACTTCGTTTGATCAACCAAAAGCTCGGATACGAAACGGTTGGGATCAACTACCTCGGTGACTGGGGTACGCAGTTCGGGAAGATGATTGTAGCCTTCCGCAAATGGGGCGGCGAGGTAGTCTTCAGCGGCGGCAGCGACACCAAAGCCGATGTTAAAAAACTCTTCGAGTTGTATGTTCGCTTTCATAAGGAAGCCGAGAATAATCCATCACTCGATGAAGAGGGTCGCGCTGCTTTCAAACAGCTTGAATCGGGTGATCCCGAGGCCCGCGAGCTTTGGAATCAGTTCAAGGCAATATCACTGGCGGAGTTCAGCCGTATCTTCGAACTGCTCGGGGTGGAGTTCGATGTCATAACCGGTGAAGCGGATTACAACGACAAAATGGATGCGGTGATCGAACGTTTCGAAAAAGCCGGTCTGACTCAGATCTCGGACGGTGCGGAGATTGTCGACCTGAAGGACGAGCAGCTACCGCCACTTTTACTGCGTCGTTCGGACGGCGCCACCTTGTACGCTACCCGCGATCTGGCAGCGCTTATCGATCGCTGGCAGGAATACCATTTCCATGAACTGCTTTACGTGGTTGCCTCAGCGCAGTCGGACCATTTCAAGCAGTTGTTCAAAGCCATGGCGCTGCTTGAAGAGGCCGAAGGCAAGGCCGAAAACGATCGCTTGACCGGTCGTGCACAGCATATCGGTTTCGGCTGGGTAATGTTCAAGGATCGCACCATGTCGACCCGTCGCGGGGAGATCATTTTTCTTGAGGAAGTAATCGACAAGGCCCGCGATCTGGCGCGCGAAATGATACGCGAGAAAAATCCGGGGCTGGATAATATCGACGAGACGGCAACGATGATCGGAGTTGGGGCGGTGCTATTTTCACAGTTGTCGGTTCGTAAGAACAAAGATGTCAATTTCGATTGGGCCGAAGTCCTTTCGTTCGAGGGGGAAACCGGCCCGTATTTGCAATATACCCACGCCCGTTTGTGCTCATTGATGAGGAATTATGACGGACCAATCGAGACGAACGGAATCGACGTCGGTTTGCTTAAAGGTGAGGAAGAGCAACGCCTGATCGAGTTGCTGGCCGATTTCCCGCAGGCGGTGGTAGATGCCGCTCGCAGTTATGATCCGTATATCATCTCAGCGTTTTTACTCCGGCTGGCTGCGGCGTTTAATAAATTCTATCAACGCAAGGATGAAAACGGTCGCGTTGATAAGATAATTTCAGATAACCGAGCCCTGACACTGGCTCGCATCGGTTTGGTTAAATGTACCCAGACCGTTATTTCCGAAGGATTACATTTGTTGGGGATAAAAGCGCCACAGGCAATGTAG
- the aroF gene encoding 3-deoxy-7-phosphoheptulonate synthase has protein sequence MLIVMRQGATMEQVAVCCREIEQMGLRANPIPGTTRTVIGVTGNKTQVSPDRILTLDGVKEVIHVTKPYKLVSREFTPEDTIVDVDGVKIGGQALVTIAGPCAVESRDQCMRIAERVAASGAQIFRGGAYKPRTSPYSFQGLAEEGLKILAEVREQFGLKIVTEAMDTEVLPMVAEYTDMVQIGMRNMHNFSLLKKAGRQPKPVLLKRGMCATLEEFLLAAEYILSEGNKAVVLCERGVRTFAHHTRNTLDLSAVPYIKRTSHLPIIVDPSHGTGRREKVLPLSRAAIACGADGLLIEVHHDPVHALSDGPQSITPDTFDELVKQAKAIGAVLNRT, from the coding sequence ATGTTAATAGTCATGCGCCAGGGAGCTACCATGGAACAGGTAGCTGTCTGCTGTCGAGAGATCGAGCAGATGGGACTCCGGGCTAATCCGATACCTGGGACTACTCGCACGGTTATCGGTGTCACCGGTAATAAAACACAGGTGAGTCCCGATCGTATTCTCACCCTCGATGGGGTAAAAGAAGTTATCCATGTGACCAAGCCCTACAAGCTGGTCAGCCGGGAATTCACTCCCGAAGATACGATAGTGGATGTAGACGGAGTAAAAATCGGAGGACAAGCGCTGGTAACAATAGCCGGTCCCTGTGCTGTCGAAAGCCGAGACCAGTGCATGCGCATCGCCGAGCGAGTGGCGGCATCGGGGGCGCAGATATTTCGTGGCGGTGCCTATAAACCACGCACTTCACCCTACAGTTTTCAGGGATTGGCCGAGGAAGGCCTTAAGATATTGGCCGAGGTCCGCGAACAGTTCGGGCTTAAAATCGTCACCGAGGCGATGGACACCGAGGTCTTACCTATGGTGGCTGAGTACACCGATATGGTTCAGATCGGGATGCGGAATATGCATAATTTCTCGTTGCTGAAAAAAGCTGGACGCCAGCCCAAGCCGGTACTGCTGAAACGAGGCATGTGCGCCACGCTCGAAGAGTTTCTATTGGCGGCCGAATACATCTTATCCGAGGGAAACAAAGCGGTAGTTCTTTGTGAGCGCGGCGTGCGTACGTTCGCGCACCACACCCGCAATACACTGGATCTCTCGGCCGTACCTTATATCAAGAGAACCAGTCATCTGCCGATTATCGTTGATCCCAGCCACGGCACCGGGCGACGAGAGAAAGTACTGCCGCTCTCACGGGCGGCCATCGCCTGCGGCGCCGACGGTCTTTTAATAGAGGTCCACCACGATCCGGTGCATGCCTTGTCGGATGGCCCCCAGTCGATTACTCCGGACACGTTCGATGAACTGGTCAAACAAGCCAAGGCAATAGGAGCGGTGTTGAACCGGACGTGA
- the aroA gene encoding 3-phosphoshikimate 1-carboxyvinyltransferase encodes MKREIKPIRGCEATLMVPGDKSIAHRAALLSLLSRGPLTVVNFPDSEDCARSLSAAERFGTGVERVEDRLVLTPPATITAEPEMNVDCGNSGTTARLLSGIIAGSKLEATLCGDSSLSRRPMKRIIDPLSEMGAELFADEGHLPMRIRGGKLMPLEYTLPVASAQVKSALLLAGLASNCSVTVREKTLTRDHTERMIEALGQNITIRDIKPVYETDPVDPRKRRQVMPEDFKREISISPQTQVDGGEISIPGDISTASYFWAAAAISGGTVTVKNVGLNPTRTGFIDHLRAVGCKVEITDRETLSGEPRGTVTVIGQRLRARKIAGETTVNLIDEIPVIAVMAAFADGTTVIRDADELKVKESNRLQAIEHNLRLMGIKCGTLADGLAIEGGTEMSGADFMSFGDHRISMAFSVGALFLTGPSTIDDDSVVAASCPTFYDLLKQLSQ; translated from the coding sequence ATGAAGCGTGAGATCAAACCAATTCGGGGATGCGAAGCGACTCTCATGGTCCCGGGGGATAAATCAATCGCGCACCGCGCAGCTCTATTGTCTTTGTTATCCAGGGGACCGCTGACTGTGGTTAACTTCCCGGACAGTGAAGATTGCGCCCGTTCATTGTCAGCTGCGGAACGGTTTGGAACCGGAGTTGAGCGTGTTGAGGACCGATTGGTGTTGACTCCCCCGGCAACGATTACCGCCGAGCCGGAAATGAACGTTGACTGCGGCAATTCCGGTACAACCGCTCGTTTGCTATCCGGAATCATAGCCGGAAGCAAGTTAGAAGCGACATTGTGCGGCGATAGTTCATTGAGCCGTCGTCCGATGAAACGAATAATCGATCCCTTGAGTGAAATGGGTGCGGAGCTTTTCGCGGATGAGGGACATCTTCCCATGCGCATTCGCGGCGGCAAACTCATGCCTTTGGAGTACACTTTGCCGGTGGCTTCAGCACAAGTGAAATCGGCGTTGCTGCTGGCCGGTCTGGCCTCGAATTGCTCCGTAACTGTGCGGGAGAAAACGCTTACGCGAGATCACACCGAGCGAATGATTGAAGCGCTTGGGCAGAATATCACAATTCGCGATATCAAACCTGTTTATGAAACCGATCCGGTGGATCCCCGTAAGCGGCGTCAGGTAATGCCCGAGGATTTTAAGCGAGAAATCAGTATCAGTCCGCAGACACAGGTTGACGGAGGAGAAATATCCATCCCCGGTGATATCTCTACGGCGTCTTACTTCTGGGCGGCGGCAGCGATCAGCGGTGGTACTGTGACGGTTAAAAATGTCGGTCTGAATCCAACACGAACCGGATTTATAGACCATCTTCGAGCCGTTGGCTGTAAAGTAGAGATAACGGACAGAGAAACTTTATCCGGAGAACCCAGGGGAACAGTGACGGTTATCGGTCAACGGCTTCGTGCGCGGAAGATCGCGGGAGAGACGACGGTTAACCTGATTGACGAGATTCCTGTCATAGCCGTGATGGCCGCTTTTGCCGACGGCACTACGGTTATCCGCGACGCCGACGAGTTGAAAGTTAAAGAATCGAACCGGTTGCAGGCAATCGAACACAATCTGCGACTAATGGGTATCAAATGCGGAACCCTGGCCGACGGCCTGGCTATCGAAGGCGGAACGGAGATGTCCGGGGCTGATTTTATGTCGTTCGGAGACCATCGCATCAGCATGGCCTTTTCCGTGGGAGCGCTCTTTTTGACCGGGCCTTCCACAATCGATGATGATTCCGTGGTGGCGGCATCCTGCCCCACATTCTATGATCTGTTAAAACAGCTTTCTCAG